The Thermanaerovibrio acidaminovorans DSM 6589 genome contains a region encoding:
- a CDS encoding stage V sporulation protein S produces the protein MEVLKVSGNSQPKAVAGAIAAVLRESGSVEVQAVGAGAVNQAVKSIAIARGYVAPNGIDLICIPAFARIEIDDEERTAIKFLLESR, from the coding sequence ATGGAAGTTCTTAAGGTCTCCGGCAACTCCCAGCCTAAGGCGGTGGCTGGCGCCATAGCGGCGGTCCTTCGGGAGTCGGGTTCCGTGGAGGTCCAGGCGGTTGGGGCCGGGGCGGTCAACCAGGCGGTCAAGTCCATCGCCATAGCCAGGGGGTACGTGGCCCCCAACGGGATCGACCTGATCTGCATTCCCGCCTTCGCAAGGATAGAGATCGACGACGAGGAGAGGACCGCCATAAAGTTCCTCCTGGAATCCCGCTGA
- a CDS encoding amino acid ABC transporter ATP-binding protein encodes MNQKAQPLVMVENLCKGFEDGEVLRNVSLTIREGDLVSIIGPSGCGKSTLLRCLNCLEIMDSGRLTVCGHTLERDGTEKGYGKETLAKAHEIRKEVGMVFQSFTLFPHKTVLENVMLAPMVVKKEPREAAEARAVELLRKVGLGDRINRYPSTLSGGQTQRAAIARALAMSPRVMLYDEPTSALDPELVGEVLQVMKDLDAEGMTQIIVTHEMRFAREASDYVVFMDKGEIVEIDDGEVLFTNPRNDRTREFLRHLVGEGV; translated from the coding sequence ATGAATCAGAAGGCTCAGCCCCTGGTGATGGTGGAGAACCTCTGCAAGGGATTCGAGGACGGTGAGGTCCTCAGGAACGTTAGCCTCACCATAAGGGAGGGGGACCTGGTGTCCATCATAGGTCCCTCGGGTTGCGGCAAGTCCACGCTCCTTCGGTGCCTGAACTGCCTGGAGATCATGGACAGCGGCCGCCTCACCGTCTGCGGCCACACCCTGGAGAGGGACGGGACCGAGAAGGGGTACGGGAAGGAGACCCTGGCCAAGGCCCACGAGATCCGCAAAGAGGTGGGCATGGTCTTCCAGTCCTTCACCCTGTTCCCCCACAAGACGGTGCTGGAGAACGTTATGCTGGCCCCCATGGTGGTGAAGAAGGAGCCCCGGGAGGCCGCCGAGGCCCGAGCGGTGGAGCTCCTACGCAAGGTGGGCCTGGGGGACCGGATCAACCGGTACCCCTCCACCCTATCGGGAGGGCAGACCCAGCGGGCCGCCATCGCCCGGGCGCTGGCCATGAGCCCCCGGGTGATGCTCTACGACGAGCCCACATCAGCCCTGGACCCGGAGCTGGTGGGGGAGGTCCTTCAGGTCATGAAGGACCTGGACGCGGAGGGGATGACCCAGATCATAGTCACCCACGAGATGCGCTTCGCCCGGGAGGCGTCGGACTACGTGGTTTTCATGGACAAGGGAGAGATCGTGGAGATAGACGATGGGGAGGTCCTCTTCACGAACCCCAGGAACGACCGCACCAGGGAGTTCCTGAGACACCTGGTGGGAGAGGGGGTCTAG
- a CDS encoding type III PLP-dependent enzyme, with protein MRTPIYAFDLDRYFHPDRFERIKAFASQKETPCLVMDMSKVIERYQEIDREMGFAKCYYAVKANPHDEIIRELSKRGSCFDVASIYELDQLLRLGVEPERISYGNTIKKARDVAYAYSKGVRVFATDCESDLRKIAENAPGSKVFYRILSDCSGADWPLSRKFGTHPDSIYRLIGLSTRLPVEPYGLSFHVGSQQRDIGQWGFLISTCKYLFDSAREFNVDLKMINLGGGLPAQYLEPTAPLSLYASEILRFLKEDFGEKLPEIWIEPGRGMVGDAGVLVSEVVMISKKSQTNPYSWVYLDAGKFGGLIETLDEAIKYPIYVDRRGPSQKTILAGPTCDSVDILYEHFKYELPVSLSEGDRVYFLSAGAYTASYCSVNFNGFPPIKTYIFEG; from the coding sequence TTGAGGACACCCATCTACGCTTTCGACCTTGACAGGTATTTCCATCCGGACAGGTTCGAGAGGATCAAGGCCTTCGCAAGCCAGAAGGAGACCCCGTGTCTCGTGATGGACATGTCAAAGGTCATCGAACGGTACCAGGAGATAGACCGTGAGATGGGCTTCGCAAAGTGCTACTACGCCGTGAAGGCAAACCCTCACGACGAGATCATCCGGGAGCTGTCCAAACGGGGCAGTTGCTTCGACGTGGCGTCCATATACGAGCTTGACCAGCTACTCCGGCTGGGTGTGGAGCCGGAGCGGATAAGCTACGGCAACACCATAAAGAAGGCCCGGGACGTGGCATACGCCTACTCCAAGGGGGTCCGGGTCTTCGCCACCGACTGCGAGTCGGACCTGCGGAAGATAGCGGAGAACGCCCCGGGATCCAAGGTCTTCTACCGGATACTCTCGGACTGTAGCGGCGCCGATTGGCCCCTGTCCAGGAAGTTCGGCACCCACCCGGACTCCATATACAGGCTCATAGGCCTCTCCACCCGGCTACCGGTGGAGCCCTACGGGCTCTCCTTCCACGTGGGGTCCCAGCAGAGGGACATCGGCCAGTGGGGGTTCCTGATCTCCACCTGCAAGTACCTGTTCGACTCCGCCAGGGAGTTCAACGTGGATCTCAAGATGATAAACCTGGGGGGGGGACTCCCCGCCCAGTACCTGGAGCCCACCGCCCCCCTTTCGCTCTACGCCTCGGAGATACTTCGCTTCCTAAAGGAGGACTTCGGGGAGAAACTGCCGGAGATATGGATCGAGCCCGGCAGGGGCATGGTGGGGGACGCGGGGGTCCTGGTCTCCGAGGTGGTCATGATCTCCAAGAAGTCCCAGACCAACCCATACAGCTGGGTCTACCTTGATGCGGGCAAGTTCGGGGGGCTCATAGAGACCTTGGACGAGGCCATAAAGTACCCCATATACGTGGACCGCCGGGGGCCGAGCCAGAAGACCATCCTGGCGGGTCCCACCTGCGACAGCGTGGACATCCTGTACGAGCACTTCAAGTACGAGCTGCCGGTGAGCCTCTCCGAGGGTGACCGGGTCTACTTCCTCTCCGCCGGGGCCTACACCGCCAGCTACTGCTCGGTCAACTTCAACGGGTTCCCCCCCATCAAGACCTACATATTCGAGGGCTAG
- a CDS encoding L,D-transpeptidase: protein MKRIVLLVLALTVALWSTPSLGASIPFTPEKDEYWIKIDKSKLRLYLMKGEEQVKSFPVAIGRGKGDVKKDRLDLITPEGVFKVRRIVQDARNMVFDPSWFNEPGEPQKGVYGSKLISFYNPWQIAIHGTNSPSSIGKRVTHGCIRMRNRDIETLVTYIGKGTRIWITKGDGSPSKPKASDGDRASAPSKPSVAGPSNRANDKGGAPEDSPPAAPQVPKDDSVERDYL, encoded by the coding sequence TTGAAGAGGATCGTCCTGCTGGTGTTGGCGCTCACCGTGGCCCTGTGGTCCACCCCGTCCCTGGGGGCCTCCATCCCCTTCACGCCGGAGAAGGACGAGTACTGGATCAAGATAGACAAGTCGAAGCTTAGGCTCTACCTGATGAAGGGGGAGGAGCAGGTGAAGTCCTTCCCGGTGGCCATAGGCCGTGGCAAGGGGGACGTGAAGAAGGACCGGCTGGACCTCATAACCCCCGAGGGGGTCTTCAAGGTTCGCCGGATCGTCCAGGATGCCAGGAACATGGTCTTCGACCCCTCCTGGTTCAACGAGCCCGGGGAGCCCCAGAAGGGGGTCTACGGCAGCAAGCTGATCTCCTTCTACAACCCTTGGCAGATTGCCATCCACGGCACCAACAGCCCATCCTCCATCGGGAAGAGGGTCACCCACGGTTGCATACGGATGAGGAACCGGGACATCGAGACCCTGGTGACCTACATAGGGAAGGGGACCAGGATATGGATAACCAAGGGCGATGGATCACCCTCCAAGCCCAAGGCGTCCGACGGGGACAGGGCCTCCGCCCCCTCCAAGCCATCGGTGGCGGGTCCGTCCAACCGGGCGAACGATAAGGGCGGGGCCCCGGAGGATTCGCCCCCAGCGGCCCCGCAGGTTCCCAAGGACGATTCGGTGGAGAGGGACTACCTCTAG
- a CDS encoding NAD(P)H-dependent oxidoreductase subunit E — MSMRGGKRFLRLALALALLVAVTAPLGGTRAALGAENLLVCKACDKSFYDIAVRVVEEMNLTHSVTVRRSSCLGACSQPPVVEFRGKVYASMTPEKLRSILREAYP; from the coding sequence ATGAGCATGAGAGGGGGAAAACGATTTCTCCGCCTGGCATTGGCCCTGGCGCTACTGGTGGCCGTTACGGCCCCGTTGGGGGGAACCCGCGCCGCCCTGGGGGCCGAGAACCTCTTGGTCTGCAAGGCGTGTGACAAGTCCTTCTACGATATCGCCGTAAGGGTGGTGGAGGAGATGAACCTGACCCACAGCGTCACCGTCAGGAGAAGCTCCTGCCTCGGGGCCTGTTCCCAACCGCCGGTGGTGGAGTTCCGAGGTAAGGTGTACGCCTCCATGACCCCGGAGAAGCTGAGGTCCATCCTTCGCGAGGCCTATCCGTGA